A window of the Pseudomonas fluorescens genome harbors these coding sequences:
- a CDS encoding glucosyltransferase domain-containing protein: MRISDFLVRELGRRQVVLFFLFATLLYILPLILADFPYIDDNWRTLAAGNAWAGQGRLFMDWLYQALTFTGAAPNIFPLPLLLATVAMSFALTRLTFHYFPEPTLACCLVPLPLWYNPFLLQNLSYQYDGAGMALSLVAVIYAITFCGASRIQRWLVPSVLLALAIGLYQISLNVFLGLCCVELLRNVHRRLPWDELWCRSGWRLAQLVLAVLIYSVTAYPFTDSTRTQLLNASADPLLQIGINIGRVMEKVALLFHGGYTVVFVVLVLCAVFGGVQLGRRIGERNMSRTKDLLLSFGCLLALPLIVLLVPGMTLLFRDFNEGARTLMGFGVLLMLLFYLAWLGLMPLHQRLPLVLAIPLLATLSLSFAYGRVLTMEKTFASSALYSLSHDIASHRELREARRIYISVTYSDRWLAGAVGTFKQLPVLQYLLNIDYFMLAENLPSAGITNVLAERERRNATHVGLMGYPPLVDSLYYRLYLIGDYGFIVMKEPPHGRLLQW, encoded by the coding sequence ATGAGGATCAGCGATTTTCTCGTACGAGAACTCGGCCGCCGCCAGGTCGTGCTGTTTTTCCTGTTCGCCACGCTGCTGTACATCCTGCCGCTGATCCTCGCCGACTTCCCCTACATCGACGACAACTGGCGCACCCTCGCTGCCGGCAATGCCTGGGCGGGGCAGGGGCGGTTGTTCATGGACTGGCTGTATCAGGCGCTGACCTTCACTGGCGCTGCGCCGAATATTTTCCCATTGCCGCTGTTGCTCGCCACGGTCGCCATGTCGTTCGCTCTGACCCGGCTGACTTTCCACTATTTCCCCGAACCGACCCTGGCCTGTTGTCTGGTGCCGTTGCCGCTCTGGTACAACCCGTTCCTGTTGCAGAACCTGTCCTATCAATACGACGGGGCCGGCATGGCCCTGAGTCTGGTGGCGGTGATTTACGCGATCACGTTTTGCGGCGCTTCACGCATTCAGCGATGGCTGGTGCCGTCGGTGTTGCTGGCGCTGGCGATCGGGCTGTATCAGATCAGCCTGAATGTGTTTCTTGGCTTGTGCTGCGTGGAATTGCTGCGCAATGTTCATCGGCGATTGCCGTGGGATGAGCTCTGGTGCCGGTCAGGCTGGCGGCTGGCGCAACTGGTGTTGGCGGTGCTGATTTACAGCGTCACAGCCTATCCGTTCACGGACTCCACACGCACGCAATTGCTGAACGCGAGCGCTGATCCGCTGCTGCAGATCGGCATCAATATCGGTCGGGTGATGGAGAAGGTTGCGCTGCTGTTTCACGGCGGCTACACGGTGGTTTTTGTTGTGTTGGTGCTGTGCGCCGTGTTCGGCGGCGTGCAATTGGGGCGGCGGATTGGCGAGCGCAACATGTCGCGCACCAAGGATTTGCTCCTGAGTTTCGGCTGCCTGCTGGCACTGCCGCTGATTGTGCTGCTGGTGCCGGGCATGACGCTGTTGTTTCGCGACTTCAACGAAGGCGCGCGCACCCTGATGGGGTTCGGCGTGCTGCTGATGTTGCTGTTCTATCTGGCCTGGCTGGGGTTGATGCCGCTGCATCAACGGTTGCCTCTGGTGTTGGCGATTCCGCTTCTGGCCACGCTGTCGCTGTCCTTTGCCTATGGCCGGGTGCTGACGATGGAGAAAACCTTCGCCAGCAGTGCGCTCTACAGCCTCAGCCATGACATCGCGTCCCATCGAGAACTGCGCGAAGCCAGGCGGATTTATATCTCGGTGACGTACTCCGACCGTTGGCTGGCGGGGGCGGTGGGTACGTTCAAGCAGTTACCGGTGCTGCAATACCTGCTGAACATCGACTACTTCATGCTCGCCGAAAACCTGCCCTCGGCCGGCATCACCAACGTGCTCGCAGAACGTGAGCGACGCAACGCAACCCATGTCGGTCTGATGGGCTATCCACCCTTGGTGGACAGCCTCTATTACCGCCTCTACCTGATCGGTGATTACGGATTCATCGTCATGAAAGAACCGCCCCACGGCCGGTTATTGCAATGGTAA
- a CDS encoding FMN-binding glutamate synthase family protein: MSLSLLSRYAFFAVCVIFTLASLPFLEHDWLWPITAVTGVLSLIGLFDLMQSPHAVRRNYPILGNIRYLVEGIRPEIRQYLLESDSDALPFSRAQRSLVYSRAKNETADKPFGTLIDVYQSGFEFIGHSMRPAPLSDPSSFRVTVGGPQCTQPYSASVFNISAMSFGSLSANAIRALNQGAKLGNFAHDTGEGSISPYHREHGGDLTWELGSGYFGCRTSDGRFDPERFAAQAQTPQVRMIEIKMSQGAKPGHGGILPKHKVTQEIADTRGILMGEDCISPSRHSAFSTPIEMMHFIQQLRELSGGKPVGFKFCLGHPWEFMGIAKAMLETGILPDFIVVDGKEGGTGAAPVEFTDHIGVPMREGLLFVHNTLVGLNLRDKIKLGASGKIVSAFDIASVLAIGADWANSARGFMFAIGCIQSQSCHTNKCPTGVATQDTLRQRALVVPDKAQRVYNFHRNTLKALAEMLAAAGLDHPSQLSAKHLVRRMSATEIKLFSQLHVFLKPGELLTGEVNGEFYSRMWQMARADSFEPQDGMAA; the protein is encoded by the coding sequence ATGAGCCTGTCACTCCTGAGCCGCTACGCCTTCTTTGCCGTCTGCGTGATTTTCACCCTCGCCAGCCTGCCCTTTCTCGAACATGACTGGCTGTGGCCGATCACCGCCGTCACCGGTGTATTGAGCCTGATCGGTCTGTTCGATCTGATGCAGAGCCCGCACGCGGTGCGCCGCAACTACCCGATCCTGGGCAACATCCGTTATCTGGTCGAAGGCATCCGCCCGGAAATCCGCCAGTACCTGCTGGAATCCGACAGCGATGCCCTGCCCTTCTCCCGCGCCCAGCGTTCGCTGGTGTATTCGCGAGCGAAGAATGAAACCGCCGACAAGCCGTTCGGCACCCTGATCGACGTCTATCAATCCGGCTTCGAATTCATCGGCCACTCGATGCGCCCGGCGCCGCTGAGCGACCCGAGCAGCTTTCGCGTCACCGTCGGCGGCCCGCAGTGCACCCAGCCGTATTCGGCGTCGGTGTTCAACATCTCGGCCATGAGTTTTGGCTCCCTCAGCGCCAACGCGATCCGCGCGCTGAACCAGGGCGCCAAACTCGGTAACTTCGCCCACGACACCGGCGAAGGCAGCATCAGCCCCTATCACCGCGAACACGGCGGCGACCTGACCTGGGAACTGGGCAGCGGCTATTTCGGCTGCCGCACCAGCGACGGCCGCTTCGACCCGGAACGCTTCGCCGCCCAGGCGCAGACCCCGCAAGTGCGGATGATCGAAATCAAGATGAGCCAGGGCGCCAAACCGGGCCACGGCGGGATTCTGCCCAAGCACAAGGTGACCCAGGAAATCGCCGATACCCGCGGCATCCTGATGGGCGAAGACTGCATCTCGCCGTCGCGCCACAGCGCGTTCTCCACGCCGATCGAGATGATGCATTTCATCCAGCAACTGCGTGAACTGTCCGGCGGCAAACCGGTGGGCTTCAAATTCTGTCTCGGTCATCCATGGGAGTTCATGGGCATTGCCAAGGCCATGCTGGAAACCGGCATCCTGCCGGACTTCATCGTGGTCGACGGCAAGGAAGGCGGGACCGGCGCCGCACCGGTGGAGTTTACCGACCACATCGGCGTGCCGATGCGCGAAGGCCTGCTGTTTGTGCACAACACGCTGGTCGGTCTGAATCTACGCGACAAGATCAAGCTCGGCGCCAGCGGCAAGATCGTCAGCGCCTTCGACATCGCCAGCGTGCTGGCCATCGGCGCCGACTGGGCCAACTCGGCGCGCGGCTTCATGTTTGCCATCGGCTGCATCCAGTCGCAAAGCTGCCACACCAACAAATGCCCGACCGGCGTCGCCACCCAGGACACCCTGCGCCAACGCGCACTGGTGGTGCCGGACAAGGCCCAGCGCGTCTACAACTTCCACCGCAATACGCTCAAGGCGCTGGCGGAAATGCTCGCCGCCGCCGGCCTCGATCACCCGTCGCAACTGTCGGCCAAGCATTTGGTGCGGCGCATGTCGGCGACTGAAATCAAACTGTTCTCGCAGCTGCATGTGTTCCTGAAACCGGGAGAACTGCTCACCGGAGAGGTGAACGGCGAGTTCTATTCGCGGATGTGGCAGATGGCTAGGGCGGACAGTTTTGAGCCGCAGGATGGGATGGCTGCCTAG
- a CDS encoding helix-turn-helix transcriptional regulator: MTLSFDDITWHRAVGQLIDALDKPNFWAQLVRLLDQYVPFDSWVALLFSADRHPQVFAECPGADGAPDQLFQDYLRGLYLLDPFYIACREQSRTGLYRLSEVAPEHFELTEYYQRYFRLNVVADEIQFNCQLEGDRTLCLSLGSQQRFTGEQIALLSLIQPWVLGLLRQRLPYEINETVALAPAPAQPDWRVQLEASVQQLKGAQLTARELDVGRLMLSGCSSKEIARKLEISVETVKVHKKHMYSKLGIKSQSELFSIFLQAQNA, translated from the coding sequence ATGACTCTTTCGTTTGACGACATCACCTGGCACCGCGCCGTCGGGCAGTTGATCGACGCCCTCGACAAGCCGAATTTCTGGGCTCAACTGGTGCGTCTGCTCGACCAGTACGTGCCGTTCGATAGCTGGGTGGCGCTGCTGTTCAGTGCCGACCGACACCCGCAGGTGTTTGCCGAATGCCCCGGCGCGGACGGCGCTCCCGACCAGCTGTTCCAGGATTATCTGCGCGGTCTGTACCTGCTCGACCCGTTCTACATCGCCTGCCGCGAGCAGTCGCGCACCGGTTTGTATCGCCTGTCGGAGGTCGCGCCGGAGCACTTCGAACTGACCGAGTATTACCAGCGATACTTTCGTCTGAATGTGGTGGCCGACGAAATCCAGTTCAATTGCCAGCTCGAAGGCGACCGCACGTTGTGCCTGTCGCTGGGCAGCCAGCAGCGCTTCACCGGCGAGCAGATTGCCCTGCTGTCGCTGATCCAGCCGTGGGTGCTCGGCCTGTTGCGTCAGCGCCTGCCCTATGAAATCAACGAAACCGTGGCCCTGGCCCCGGCGCCTGCGCAACCGGACTGGCGGGTGCAGCTCGAAGCGTCGGTGCAGCAACTCAAGGGCGCGCAACTGACCGCCCGGGAGCTGGACGTCGGGCGCCTGATGCTCAGCGGTTGCTCCAGTAAAGAAATCGCCCGTAAGCTGGAAATCTCTGTTGAAACCGTGAAAGTCCATAAGAAACACATGTACAGCAAGCTTGGGATCAAATCCCAGTCGGAGCTGTTTTCGATCTTTCTGCAGGCGCAGAACGCCTGA
- a CDS encoding glycosyltransferase family 39 protein gives MYNLLKGVIVRRAESNSKFVLYMFMVLLVVIVSVIVRVYDIDKPAIWSDEAFTLVLSALSPREIIFHTVRDVHPPFYYLVLHVWMEAFGNGVFAARSLSALAGVVSVLLGIWLASLIGSRRAALLGGLLLALLPMGVRYSQEVRMYAFFGMLMVGAAIAFLYWSRNVNNIKALAVFSVLMLFGFYTHYFAGVCLVSFWVYLLFRYLGGEDNCLRSPSWWVANFSVALLYIPWLPNLLNQMEYSGFQWIVRPDVYTVFSTVWEFISYSDGRQLWAWVYFGVPLALFVLSLGLGVRGKIKWEGGLYLFVYTWLPLLVVVMISLVRPLFVDRYFLFAALGLPLIMGVVIDDLWSKRKVYCSVLLVAILLFELSGLYGVYQKGHAVYEEVNRSDVMMGYVNSHALKGDDVLVLNMHLYFPVYYYNRTEIVPRFFTPPAQDGSSTRPEGYQIWTLIQNNAEEIYTDSLSDLAPVSRRAWLLTDQGSEPHFPDCWRLLDVFKAGDSFARLYEIHADQQVVGAPFHPGK, from the coding sequence ATGTACAACTTGTTGAAGGGTGTTATTGTCAGGCGAGCTGAAAGTAATTCAAAGTTTGTGCTTTACATGTTTATGGTTCTTCTTGTGGTGATCGTTTCGGTGATTGTCCGTGTCTATGATATCGACAAGCCTGCTATATGGTCGGACGAAGCGTTCACGCTTGTGCTAAGTGCGCTTTCTCCGAGAGAAATAATTTTTCATACTGTTCGAGATGTACATCCGCCTTTTTACTATCTGGTTTTACATGTGTGGATGGAGGCTTTTGGAAATGGAGTTTTTGCAGCAAGAAGTCTTAGTGCGTTGGCAGGAGTTGTCTCGGTCCTGCTCGGTATTTGGCTGGCGAGTCTGATCGGTTCACGACGTGCGGCCTTGTTGGGAGGATTGTTGCTGGCCTTGTTGCCGATGGGAGTGCGGTATAGTCAGGAAGTTAGAATGTATGCATTTTTTGGAATGCTGATGGTTGGCGCTGCCATAGCTTTTCTTTACTGGAGCCGCAATGTAAATAACATCAAAGCGCTGGCGGTATTCTCGGTTTTAATGCTGTTTGGCTTTTATACTCATTATTTTGCAGGTGTTTGTCTGGTCTCGTTCTGGGTCTATCTGCTGTTTCGATATCTTGGCGGCGAAGATAACTGTCTGCGCTCTCCATCGTGGTGGGTCGCTAATTTTTCAGTGGCGCTGTTGTATATTCCATGGCTTCCAAATTTACTTAATCAAATGGAATATTCTGGCTTTCAATGGATCGTGCGGCCGGACGTTTATACAGTTTTCAGCACTGTTTGGGAGTTTATTAGCTACAGTGATGGACGTCAGTTGTGGGCGTGGGTTTATTTTGGAGTTCCGCTTGCACTGTTCGTGTTGTCTTTGGGTTTAGGAGTGCGTGGGAAAATAAAATGGGAAGGTGGATTGTATTTGTTTGTTTATACTTGGCTTCCCTTGCTTGTCGTAGTGATGATTTCCCTTGTACGTCCATTGTTTGTTGATCGCTATTTTTTGTTCGCAGCATTGGGGCTGCCTTTGATCATGGGGGTGGTTATTGATGATTTATGGTCTAAGAGGAAAGTATATTGTTCTGTTCTGCTTGTCGCGATTTTGCTTTTTGAGCTGTCAGGGTTGTATGGCGTTTATCAGAAAGGTCATGCGGTTTATGAAGAAGTAAATAGATCTGATGTAATGATGGGCTATGTCAATTCTCATGCGCTCAAGGGCGATGATGTATTAGTGCTGAATATGCATTTGTATTTTCCAGTTTATTACTATAACCGGACAGAAATAGTTCCCAGGTTTTTTACTCCTCCTGCGCAAGACGGTAGCTCGACTCGTCCCGAAGGCTATCAAATATGGACCTTGATTCAGAATAATGCGGAGGAAATTTATACCGACAGTTTGAGTGATCTGGCACCAGTGTCGAGGCGAGCCTGGCTTTTGACCGATCAAGGATCCGAGCCTCATTTTCCTGATTGCTGGCGCTTGCTGGACGTTTTCAAGGCGGGAGATTCATTTGCCCGCCTGTATGAAATCCATGCTGATCAACAAGTAGTCGGGGCGCCGTTTCATCCTGGAAAATGA
- a CDS encoding amino acid permease, which produces MPVGNHPPHGETAQGGPLKRELGERHIRLMALGACIGVGLFLGSAKAIEMAGPAIMLSYIIGGLAILVIMRALGEMAVHNPVAGSFSRYAQDYLGPLAGFLTGWNYWFLWLVTCVAEITAVAVYMGIWFPDVPRWIWALAALVSMGSINLIAVKAFGEFEFWFALIKIVTIIAMVLGGIGIIAFGFGNDGVALGISNLWAHGGFMPNGVTGVLMSLQMVMFAYLGVEMIGLTAGEAKNPQKTIPNAIGSVFWRILLFYVGALFVILSIYPWNEIGTQGSPFVMTFERLGIKTAAGIINFVVITAALSSCNGGIFSTGRMLYSLAQNGQAPAGFARTSSNGVPRRALLLSIFALLLGVLLNYLVPEKVFVWVTSIATFGAIWTWVMILLAQLKFRKGLSASERAGLKYKMWLFPVSSYLALAFLVLVVGLMAYFPDTRVALYVGPAFLVLLTVLFYVFKLQPSDASQGAVRSAS; this is translated from the coding sequence ATGCCAGTCGGCAATCACCCGCCCCATGGCGAAACCGCTCAAGGCGGCCCGCTCAAACGCGAACTCGGTGAACGGCATATTCGCCTGATGGCGCTCGGCGCCTGCATCGGTGTCGGTCTGTTTCTCGGTTCGGCCAAGGCCATCGAAATGGCCGGCCCGGCGATCATGCTGTCTTACATCATCGGCGGTCTGGCGATCCTGGTGATCATGCGCGCCCTCGGCGAAATGGCCGTACACAACCCGGTCGCCGGCTCCTTCAGCCGTTACGCACAGGATTACCTCGGCCCGCTGGCGGGCTTTCTCACCGGCTGGAACTACTGGTTCCTGTGGCTGGTGACCTGCGTCGCCGAAATCACGGCGGTGGCGGTGTACATGGGCATCTGGTTCCCCGATGTTCCGCGCTGGATCTGGGCGCTGGCGGCGCTGGTCAGCATGGGCTCGATCAACCTGATCGCGGTCAAGGCCTTCGGTGAATTCGAGTTCTGGTTCGCCCTGATCAAGATCGTCACCATCATCGCCATGGTGCTCGGCGGCATCGGCATCATCGCTTTCGGTTTCGGCAACGACGGCGTGGCGCTGGGGATTTCCAACCTGTGGGCCCACGGCGGCTTCATGCCCAACGGCGTGACGGGCGTGTTGATGTCCCTGCAAATGGTGATGTTCGCCTACCTCGGCGTGGAGATGATCGGCCTGACCGCCGGCGAAGCGAAGAACCCGCAGAAGACCATCCCCAATGCGATCGGCTCGGTGTTCTGGCGGATCCTGCTGTTTTACGTCGGCGCACTGTTCGTGATCCTTTCGATCTACCCGTGGAATGAAATCGGCACTCAGGGCAGTCCGTTCGTGATGACCTTCGAGCGTCTGGGCATCAAGACTGCCGCCGGCATCATCAACTTCGTGGTGATCACCGCCGCGCTGTCGTCGTGCAACGGCGGCATCTTCAGCACCGGACGCATGCTCTACAGCCTGGCGCAGAACGGCCAGGCGCCGGCCGGTTTCGCTCGCACTTCGAGCAATGGCGTACCGCGTCGCGCGCTGCTGCTGTCGATCTTCGCGCTGCTTCTGGGCGTGCTGCTCAACTATCTGGTACCGGAAAAAGTCTTCGTCTGGGTAACTTCGATTGCTACCTTCGGCGCGATCTGGACCTGGGTGATGATCCTGCTGGCCCAGCTGAAATTCCGCAAAGGCCTGAGCGCCAGCGAACGTGCGGGCCTCAAGTACAAGATGTGGCTGTTCCCGGTCAGCTCGTATCTGGCGCTGGCGTTCCTGGTGCTGGTGGTCGGCTTGATGGCGTACTTCCCGGACACCCGCGTGGCGCTGTATGTGGGCCCGGCGTTCCTCGTGCTGCTGACCGTGTTGTTCTACGTGTTCAAGCTGCAACCGAGCGATGCGTCCCAGGGCGCGGTGCGTTCGGCTTCGTAA
- a CDS encoding transglycosylase domain-containing protein, whose translation MGALWQTDSSEKVVPTERVDEAPVPEKPRRNRHGWKAFWLLLVIIAIVVGLAAMKEMRTSRFQSREVSQYAAKLKYELQPGPSEAIRYPGNGPFDLRLGYSSLDEFLPRLIKRNYVITEQTRFSPALLSYTDKGLFVPYSEKIQAGLSITDCRAAPLYQYNYPQQLYSSFDSIPPVVVNSLLFIENRFLLDPKQPMANPAVDWPRFGMAAWSQVAKLLHLPGQSAGGSTLATQLEKYRHSPDGLTVSGAEKIRQMISASVRAYQGGPDTLPARQNIIRDYLNSVPLSAVPGHGEVHGMAEGLRVWYGADFNEANRKLASTETDPKTMADKGLALREMLSLMIAQRRPSHYLTKGREELVELTNSHLRLLKQNGVIDAALADAALASTISYRDWQTQPTIQPIETNKGISVARSRLASMLNRPLYDLDRLDLSATSTLQGELQTQATAYLKRLADPAYATEVGLMGERLLTPTSTTQVRYSFTLFELTPDGSRVRVQTDSTDQPFDINEGSKLELGSTAKMRVLTTYLQIIAELHDKYGAMTVPELKKVDVPDQDRLSQWVIDYLIQNKDHDLSKMLGAALDRKYSASPGEAFFTGGGLHVFHNFRKEDNGRMPTLRDALRESINLPFIRLMRDLVRYTTYSGPNNSAELLKDDRDPRRQEYLASFADREGTSFLLKFWKKYRNKDTQARLDTFLDSMRPTPIRMAAVHRYLLPNASQEDFNTFVRSHLKGVKITEKLTDERLERLYLAYGPGTYDLPDQGFIAKVHPLDLWMIGYLLNHPDATFKDIVKASQFERQEVYSWLFKSKHKGARDSRIRTMLEIEAFLEIHQRWQKVGYPFDHLVPSLATAIGSSGDRPAALAELIGTILNDGVRMPTLRIDSLHFAAGTPYETKLVNDPHVGKRVMPSEVATAMREALSQVVDSGTAKRVSGSFKLNDGTPLTMGGKTGTGDNRIEAIGSGGRILSSKSINRTATFVFYIGDHHFGTLTAFVPGRSAENFKFTSALPVQVLKGMAPILMPYLQPGSDSQCRPPPASQVALANLPSLNTD comes from the coding sequence ATGGGCGCTTTGTGGCAAACCGATTCGAGTGAAAAAGTGGTTCCGACTGAACGTGTGGATGAAGCGCCTGTACCTGAAAAACCCCGTCGTAACCGGCATGGGTGGAAGGCTTTCTGGCTACTGTTGGTGATCATTGCGATTGTCGTGGGCCTGGCTGCGATGAAGGAAATGCGCACCTCGCGTTTTCAGTCCCGCGAGGTCAGCCAATACGCCGCCAAGCTCAAGTACGAATTGCAACCGGGGCCCAGCGAAGCCATCCGCTATCCGGGCAACGGGCCATTCGACCTGCGCCTGGGTTACAGCTCGCTCGACGAGTTTCTGCCACGACTGATCAAGCGCAACTACGTGATCACCGAGCAGACGCGTTTCTCCCCGGCCCTGCTCAGCTACACCGACAAGGGCCTGTTCGTGCCCTATTCCGAGAAGATCCAGGCCGGGCTGTCGATCACCGATTGCCGCGCCGCGCCCCTGTATCAGTACAACTATCCGCAGCAGCTATATTCGAGTTTCGATTCGATTCCGCCGGTGGTGGTCAACAGCCTGTTGTTCATCGAAAACCGCTTTCTGCTCGACCCCAAGCAACCCATGGCCAACCCGGCGGTGGACTGGCCGCGCTTCGGCATGGCCGCGTGGTCGCAGGTCGCCAAGTTGCTGCACTTGCCGGGGCAGTCGGCCGGTGGCAGTACCCTGGCCACACAACTCGAGAAATACCGCCACTCGCCCGACGGGCTGACGGTGTCCGGCGCGGAGAAGATCCGCCAGATGATTTCCGCCAGCGTGCGCGCCTATCAGGGCGGTCCGGACACCTTGCCGGCGCGGCAGAACATCATTCGTGATTACCTCAACAGCGTGCCGCTGTCGGCGGTGCCGGGGCATGGCGAAGTACACGGCATGGCCGAAGGTCTGCGGGTCTGGTATGGCGCCGATTTCAACGAGGCCAACCGCAAGCTCGCGAGTACCGAAACCGATCCGAAGACTATGGCGGACAAGGGCCTGGCCCTGCGCGAAATGCTGTCGCTGATGATCGCCCAGCGCCGTCCTTCGCATTACCTGACCAAGGGCCGCGAAGAGCTGGTCGAACTGACCAACAGCCACTTGCGCCTGCTCAAACAGAACGGCGTGATCGACGCTGCTCTCGCCGATGCAGCGCTGGCCAGCACCATCAGCTATCGCGACTGGCAGACCCAGCCGACGATTCAACCCATCGAAACCAACAAGGGCATCAGCGTCGCCCGCAGCCGGTTGGCCTCGATGCTCAATCGTCCGCTGTACGACCTCGACCGTCTCGACCTGTCTGCCACCAGCACTTTGCAGGGCGAGCTGCAAACCCAGGCCACCGCCTACCTGAAAAGACTGGCCGACCCGGCCTATGCGACCGAAGTCGGCCTGATGGGCGAGCGCCTGCTGACGCCCACCAGCACCACACAAGTGCGTTACAGCTTCACCCTGTTCGAGCTGACCCCGGACGGTTCGCGCGTGCGGGTGCAGACCGACAGCACCGACCAGCCGTTCGACATCAACGAAGGCAGCAAACTGGAACTGGGCTCCACGGCCAAGATGCGAGTGCTGACCACCTACCTGCAAATCATCGCGGAGCTGCATGACAAGTACGGCGCCATGACCGTGCCGGAATTGAAGAAAGTCGACGTGCCGGATCAGGATCGTCTGAGCCAGTGGGTGATCGATTACCTGATCCAGAACAAGGATCACGACCTGTCGAAAATGCTCGGCGCCGCCCTCGACCGCAAATATTCGGCCAGCCCCGGCGAGGCGTTTTTCACCGGTGGCGGCTTGCATGTGTTCCATAACTTTCGCAAGGAAGACAACGGCCGCATGCCGACCCTGCGCGATGCCCTGCGTGAGTCGATCAACCTGCCGTTCATTCGCCTGATGCGCGATCTGGTGCGCTACACCACCTACTCCGGCCCCAACAACAGCGCCGAACTGCTCAAGGACGACCGCGACCCGCGCCGTCAGGAATACCTCGCCTCGTTCGCCGACCGCGAAGGTACTTCGTTCCTGCTCAAGTTCTGGAAGAAGTACCGGAACAAGGACACCCAGGCCCGGCTCGATACCTTCCTCGACAGCATGCGCCCGACCCCGATCCGCATGGCCGCCGTGCACCGTTACCTGCTGCCCAACGCCAGTCAGGAAGACTTCAACACCTTTGTGCGCTCGCACCTCAAGGGCGTAAAGATCACCGAAAAACTCACTGACGAACGTCTGGAACGGCTCTATCTGGCCTACGGCCCCGGCACCTACGACCTGCCGGATCAGGGCTTCATCGCCAAGGTTCACCCGCTGGACCTGTGGATGATCGGCTACCTGCTCAACCACCCCGACGCGACGTTCAAGGACATCGTCAAGGCCAGCCAGTTCGAGCGTCAGGAAGTCTACAGCTGGCTGTTCAAGAGCAAGCACAAGGGCGCCCGCGACAGCCGGATCCGCACGATGCTGGAGATCGAGGCGTTCCTCGAGATCCATCAGCGCTGGCAGAAAGTCGGCTATCCGTTCGATCACCTGGTGCCGTCGCTGGCCACCGCCATTGGCAGCTCCGGTGACCGACCCGCTGCGTTGGCGGAGTTGATCGGCACCATCCTCAACGACGGTGTACGCATGCCGACCCTGCGCATCGACAGCCTGCACTTCGCCGCCGGCACGCCTTACGAAACGAAACTGGTCAATGACCCGCACGTCGGCAAACGGGTGATGCCGTCGGAAGTCGCCACGGCGATGCGCGAAGCGTTGTCGCAAGTAGTGGACTCCGGAACGGCCAAACGTGTTTCCGGCAGTTTCAAACTGAACGATGGAACACCGCTGACCATGGGCGGCAAGACCGGCACCGGCGACAACCGGATCGAGGCAATCGGCTCCGGCGGACGGATTCTCAGCTCGAAGTCGATCAACCGCACGGCGACCTTCGTGTTCTACATCGGCGATCACCATTTCGGCACGCTCACCGCGTTCGTGCCGGGGCGCTCGGCGGAGAACTTCAAGTTCACTTCCGCCCTGCCGGTGCAGGTGCTCAAAGGCATGGCGCCGATCCTGATGCCGTATCTGCAACCGGGCAGCGATTCGCAATGTCGACCGCCACCGGCCTCTCAAGTGGCACTGGCGAACCTGCCGTCGCTTAACACTGATTGA
- a CDS encoding GtrA family protein, with protein MRIFWKGFPAQTAIGLAATLVHWQVFFVLTSAAQLDQAASNFAAFCIAASFAFYMNALYTFETGTSVPAYLMFIGVMGVLSYGTGLIADARSLPGLVTVSVFSLLDLLLGYGFFRFVLFRGQ; from the coding sequence ATGAGGATCTTCTGGAAAGGATTTCCCGCACAAACGGCTATCGGTCTTGCCGCAACGCTGGTCCACTGGCAGGTTTTTTTCGTACTGACCAGCGCGGCTCAGCTCGACCAGGCGGCCAGCAACTTTGCTGCGTTTTGCATCGCTGCATCCTTCGCGTTCTACATGAACGCGCTGTACACGTTCGAGACCGGAACGTCGGTGCCGGCATACCTGATGTTTATCGGCGTGATGGGAGTGCTGAGCTACGGCACAGGACTGATCGCCGATGCACGGAGTCTGCCGGGACTGGTGACGGTGTCGGTGTTTTCGCTGCTGGATCTGTTGCTGGGGTACGGCTTTTTCCGGTTTGTGTTGTTTCGTGGGCAATAG